The genomic stretch GCCCGGACGGGACGCCGGGCCAGGTCATCAGCTTCGGCGTCGACGAAGCCACGCGGTTCCTCCTCGCCCCGTCCGCGGCCGCGTTCGTCGGCTGGTGCGCCCACCAGTGTGCCGACGGTCACGCCGAGGTCGCCCCCGACCCCGACGCGCCCGGCGGGCTGGGAATCCGCCTCCGTGGCGGACGCACGCTCCTCGACGCGCTACCGAGCCTGTTCGGGACCAAGTGAGCGCGGCGTGGGACGTGTCACGTGATGCGCGACCGGCACGCGACACGCCACTTGCAACACCCACCGTGGCCTAATAGCAGCCCTTGCCCTGGAGCCACGACACCATGCTGGTCGCCTGCGCGGTGCCGTTGGAGCCGCCGCCCGCCACGTTGGTGAAGTCGGCGCTCTTCCAGACCCCGCCGATCTTGACGTCGGCGTGAAACTGGCTGGGCGTGAGGGTGGTCGCGTCCGAGTAGTCCACGTCGACGTGGTACTCGACGGCGCCACTGCCGAGGCGCGAGCACTTGGCGACCGCGTCCTCGATCCGCTTCCAGTTGCCGCGGTTGAAGTTGTACTGCTGAGGGACGAGGTTCGCCCGTCCGCCCCAGCCGCCGAGCTGCGAGCCGATCAGGTGGCCGCCGTCGTACGAGCTCGCCGGGCTGGCCCAGTTGCCGACGTTCGTCTGGCACGTGGTCTGCCGCGCCGCCGTCGTCACCGGGCCGAGGCTCTTGAACGCCGTCGCCGGCCGACCCCGTGAGTCGATGTAGTGATCCTCCGCGCCCCCTGCCCCGACGAGTCGGAACCACTTGACCCGGTCGCTGGTGGGGAATGTCTGCGGGCAGGCGGTGATGTCCTGGTAGCGGGCGGTCTCGGCGCTGGCCGCCACATCCACGATCTCGAACGCGATGCCGTAGCGGCCGAGCGTGGCCGCGAGTTCCTCGTCTGAGGCCCGGGCGCGGAAGTCGGCCAGCCCGTCGATGCCGCCGTGGTCGGCGAGGAGGCGCGCGTAGGCGGAGTCGGAGGGCGCCACGGCGCGCTCAGGACCGGTCGGGGCGACAGTGTGGGTGTCGCAGGCCGAGAGACCGACGAGAACGAAGAGACCGACGGCGATCCAACGGCCCGCGAGGGCCGCGTGGCGCGGGGAGGAGGAAGACCGCATTCGATGGAGAGGGGGTGAAGGAGCGCGAGGGTACCACCGCGCGGCGGCGTCGGACTGTGACCGATGGATCACCATCGATAGGCGCTCGCTCCCGGGCGCCTCTCCGCCTCGGTGCCGAGGCGGGCGATAGCGGCGGGAGGACTGGCCAGGCGCACCGGGGCCAATTCGCGCTGCGCCGCGCCGACGGGATGCTCCAGACCGTTTGCCATTCCTTCACACGGGCGGTTTCTTCCCGTTCGCCCTCACCCCCGCTCGATGGACCTCTCCGCGGCCGACGCCCTGGCCCCGATCCCTTTCACCTCATCCCCGAAGCCGACCCTCGGCGTCGAGATCGAACTCCAGATCGTCGACCCCGTCACGTTCAACCTCAAGCAGGGCTCGGTGGCGCTCCTGGACCGCCTCGGGCACGACCACCCCAAGGTCAAGCAGGAGCTGACGCAGTCCACCATCGAGGTCATCACCGGCATCTGCGACAACGTGGAAGGGGCCGTGGACGACCTCCGTGGCTCCCTCCGGGAGGTCTTCACCGCGGGCGACGATCTCGGACTGACCTTCTCCGGCGCCGGCACCCACCCGTTCGGGCAGTGGCGCGACCAGAAGATCTTCCCCAACGACCGCTACCAGGCCCTCGTCGACAAGATCCAGTGGCCTGCGCGGCGGCTGCTGATCTACGGCCTCCACGTCCACGTGGGGCTGTCGTCGGGCGAGAAGGCCATCGCCGTGTCGAACGCGCTGGCGAGCTACCTGCCCCACCTGCTGGCGCTCTCGGCGTCGTCTCCGTTCGTCGACTTCGAGGACACCGGGCTGGCGAGCACACGGTCGAAGATCTTCGAGGGCATGCCGACGGCCGGGCTCCCGTACCGGCTCGCTAACTACGGCGAGTTCCAGCAGTTCATGAACACGCTGGTCCGCGCGAAGGCCATCGAGTCGATCCGCGAGATCTGGTGGGACATCCGCCCGCACCCGGGTTTCGGGACGCTGGAGATCCGCATCTGCGACACGCCCTCCACGCTGACCGAGCTGGCGTCGCTGGTGGCACTGGTGCAGTGCCTCGTCGTGGCCCTGGGCGACCGCTACGAGAACGGCGCGCCGCTGAACATTCTGAACCCCTGGATCCTGCGCGAGAACAAGTGGCGGGCGGTCCGCCACGGGCTGGACGCGGACGTGATCTGCGACAACGATGGCGACCACGCCGCGCTCCGCGCCCAGATTCCCGACCTGATCGCTCGCCTGGAGCCGGTCGCCGAACGCCTCGGCTGCCTCGACGAGCTGCGCGGCCTCCACACGACGCTCGACGGTGGCGCCTCCTACGAGCGCCAGCGCCGCACCTTCGAACAGACGAAGCGCCTCCCGGACGTGGTCGCCAGCATCGCGGCCGAGCTGCGCGAGAGCGTCGGCTGACGGCGTCGGTCGGCACGCCGTTGGCTCGTGCGATGAACGAAGCCCCGCCGACCGACGTTGGCAGGATCCGATCTCTTCCCGTCTCCCTCGATACCGTTGATCGCCGACGCGCCCCTCGCCTCTCCCGCCGACCTGCCCGCCCCCGACCCCGCCTTTCGAGCCGACCTCGTCGCCCTCCGGCGCGAGCTGCACCAGCACCCGGAACTCGGCTTTCAGGAACACCGGACCGCGCAGCGTCTCCGCGACTGGCTGACCGAGCGCGGCTTCGAGCCGTCCGCCCCGATGGCGGGCACGGGCTTCGTGGTCGACATCCACGGTGACCGGCCAGGGCCGATGGTAGCCTACCGCGCCGACATGGACGCGCTGCCGATCCACGAGGCGACCGACGCGCCCTACCGCTCGTTGACGCCGGGCGCGATGCACGCCTGCGGCCACGACGCCCACATGACGGTGGCCTGCGGCGTGGCCGTGCTGGCGCGAGAGCGCCGCGCCGAGTTCGCCGGGACAGTCCGCGTGCTGTTCCAGCCCGCCGAGGAGGTCTCGCCCTCGGGCGCCCCGGCGATGATCCAGGCGGGCGCGCTCAGCGGCGTCGAGGCGATTTATGCGATCCACATGGACCCGTCGCAGGCCGTCGGCCGGTTCGGATTCCGCGTGGGGTCGTTGACGGCGGCGTGCGCGCCGTTTCGAGTCACGGTCCGCAGCGAGCGGTCCGGGCATTCTGCGCGCCCCCACGAGGCCGTCGACACGGTGTGGGTGGCGTCGCAGATCGCCAACGAACTCTACCAGTTGCCCGGCCGCGTGACCGACGCCCGGAAGGCGGCCGTGCTCACGATCTGCCGCTTCCGCGGCGGCGACGCGCTCAACGTGATCCCGTCGGAGGTCGAGTTCGGGGGCACGCTCCGCTGCGTCGATGGCGAGACGCTGGGCTTCCTCCGCGAGAAGATCCGCCGCGTCGCAGGCGCCCTCGGCGCCGCGTACAAGGCCGACGTAGACGTGGACTTCGACATCACGCTCCCGGCGGTCGTCAACACGACCGAGGAGGTGCGTCGCGCCACCGAGGCGGCCACCGACCTGTTCGGCCCCGAGGCGGCCATGCCGATCCAGCTGCCCAGCATGGGCGGCGAGGACTTCGCGTACTACCTCCAGGAGATCCCTGGCTGCATGGTGCGCGTCGGCTCGGCGAGCGGGCCCGACACGCGCTACCCGCTCCACCACGCCCGCTTCGACCTGGACGAGGGCGCCCTCCCGATGGCCGCTCGACTCATGGCGGAGGTGTGCCACAGACACCTGAACGATTCGTCGAGCCGGAGGTCGTGACACATATGATGCACCGGTACTATAGCTCGGGATCGAGGGTGGGTAATTAGGGGGCGGCTCACGCCACCATCCCACCTCCCCCCGTCTCATGATCTCTCGCATTCCTGCGCTGCTCGCATCGGCCGCGCTCATCGTCTCGCTCGCTGCCTGCGACTCGTTCACCCCCGACTCGGGCGGGGTAGCGTCATCAGACATCGGCATGAACGATTGCCTCCCCTACCTCACCGCCTCGGGCGCCTCCATCGACACCGGCTGTGGCGGTGGCGGCGGCGGCGGCACTGGCGGCGGCGGCACGACCACCACGCAGTACCGGATGACCCACGGCGCCAGCCGTAGCTACATCGGCATGTTCGGCAGCCTCCCTGCCTACAAGTACCAGCTCTGGACCAAGCACGAGGTGTTCCGCAACGGCAAGTGGGAGCGCACGGACGGCCGCAACAATGGGGTTGTCTGCCGCTACGTGGCCAACGGCCAGATCCGGGACCAGG from Rubrivirga sp. SAORIC476 encodes the following:
- a CDS encoding M20 family metallopeptidase, with the protein product MIADAPLASPADLPAPDPAFRADLVALRRELHQHPELGFQEHRTAQRLRDWLTERGFEPSAPMAGTGFVVDIHGDRPGPMVAYRADMDALPIHEATDAPYRSLTPGAMHACGHDAHMTVACGVAVLARERRAEFAGTVRVLFQPAEEVSPSGAPAMIQAGALSGVEAIYAIHMDPSQAVGRFGFRVGSLTAACAPFRVTVRSERSGHSARPHEAVDTVWVASQIANELYQLPGRVTDARKAAVLTICRFRGGDALNVIPSEVEFGGTLRCVDGETLGFLREKIRRVAGALGAAYKADVDVDFDITLPAVVNTTEEVRRATEAATDLFGPEAAMPIQLPSMGGEDFAYYLQEIPGCMVRVGSASGPDTRYPLHHARFDLDEGALPMAARLMAEVCHRHLNDSSSRRS
- a CDS encoding DNA/RNA non-specific endonuclease, whose protein sequence is MRSSSSPRHAALAGRWIAVGLFVLVGLSACDTHTVAPTGPERAVAPSDSAYARLLADHGGIDGLADFRARASDEELAATLGRYGIAFEIVDVAASAETARYQDITACPQTFPTSDRVKWFRLVGAGGAEDHYIDSRGRPATAFKSLGPVTTAARQTTCQTNVGNWASPASSYDGGHLIGSQLGGWGGRANLVPQQYNFNRGNWKRIEDAVAKCSRLGSGAVEYHVDVDYSDATTLTPSQFHADVKIGGVWKSADFTNVAGGGSNGTAQATSMVSWLQGKGCY
- a CDS encoding glutamate--cysteine ligase, with product MDLSAADALAPIPFTSSPKPTLGVEIELQIVDPVTFNLKQGSVALLDRLGHDHPKVKQELTQSTIEVITGICDNVEGAVDDLRGSLREVFTAGDDLGLTFSGAGTHPFGQWRDQKIFPNDRYQALVDKIQWPARRLLIYGLHVHVGLSSGEKAIAVSNALASYLPHLLALSASSPFVDFEDTGLASTRSKIFEGMPTAGLPYRLANYGEFQQFMNTLVRAKAIESIREIWWDIRPHPGFGTLEIRICDTPSTLTELASLVALVQCLVVALGDRYENGAPLNILNPWILRENKWRAVRHGLDADVICDNDGDHAALRAQIPDLIARLEPVAERLGCLDELRGLHTTLDGGASYERQRRTFEQTKRLPDVVASIAAELRESVG